One region of Eremothecium gossypii ATCC 10895 chromosome II, complete sequence genomic DNA includes:
- the CSL4 gene encoding exosome non-catalytic core subunit CSL4 (Syntenic homolog of Saccharomyces cerevisiae YNL232W (CSL4)) — MDFKSKLPKDVYPGHLICPIYHGVEENGTEFVYQFIPGPGTVQQQYTINGQQIDAIAATLLGKVKLREETNALDGSESAKPDAEADPKAENTTEASQGRRVVKKMLVSVSKRASEEDLGSSVDTDFANHLPKEGDVVLTRVTRITLQRANVEILAVENTNSPIDYGVGSKGSGIVASNGGNTGFSMSQVPSDLGETFRGIIRSQDVRATNRDQVKMVEAFRPGDIVRAQVLSLGDGSNYYLTTARNDLGVVFAKASNGAGGLMYAVDWHTMVAPSTGVTELRKCAKPF; from the coding sequence ATGGATTTTAAGTCGAAGCTACCAAAAGACGTATACCCAGGGCATCTGATATGTCCTATATACCATGGAGTGGAGGAAAATGGTACTGAATTCGTATACCAGTTTATACCGGGGCCTGGGACAGTGCAGCAGCAATATACCATAAATGGGCAACAAATAGACGCCATAGCTGCCACTCTCCTTGGAAAAGTTAAGCTTCGGGAGGAGACTAATGCGTTGGATGGCTCTGAGAGTGCCAAGCCGGACGCAGAAGCCGACCCAAAGGCAGAAAATACTACGGAGGCGTCACAGGGACGAAGGGTGGTAAAGAAGATGCTAGTCAGTGTGTCTAAAAGAGCTAGCGAGGAGGATCTTGGAAGTAGTGTTGACACGGATTTTGCGAACCATCTGCCCAAGGAGGGAGATGTAGTCCTGACCCGAGTAACCAGAATAACCTTGCAGAGAGCTAACGTTGAGATACTGGCAGTTGAAAACACGAACTCTCCAATAGATTATGGAGTTGGTAGCAAGGGCTCAGGCATAGTCGCTAGCAATGGAGGTAATACAGGATTTTCCATGTCGCAGGTACCATCGGACCTTGGAGAGACGTTCCGGGGTATAATCAGATCCCAGGACGTGCGGGCGACCAATAGAGACCAAGTTAAGATGGTAGAAGCGTTCCGCCCCGGTGACATTGTGAGAGCCCAGGTGCTTTCTTTGGGAGACGGATCAAACTACTACCTCACGACAGCACGTAATGACTTGGGCGTGGTTTTCGCAAAGGCAAGCAACGGTGCAGGCGGCCTCATGTATGCTGTAGACTGGCACACCATGGTGGCACCATCCACAGGGGTCACTGAGCTGCGCAAGTGTGCAAAGCCATTCTGA
- the JJJ1 gene encoding Jjj1p (Syntenic homolog of Saccharomyces cerevisiae YNL227C (JJJ1)) encodes MKTCYYELLGVDSGASDTDLKKAYRRKALQYHPDKNIGNVQQATEIFASIRAAYEVLSDAQERAWYDAHREQILNDDFENDEEDYTVDSAVTGVTTEEILHFFNSGLYTRIDDTPAGLYQIAGKVFAKLAKDELICGRRQGLAEYSALNDDQFEKDIIELGYVQACEKYQYPDQTVFPVFGYSATSYEDLRAFYKAWGSFNTVKSFSWEDEYMYSRNYDRRTKREINKRNEKKRTQAKNEYNKTVRRFVTFIKKFDRRMKEGAKRAEAEKKRKLQETLRKQIEKDRLANEQSTGQFKLQSWQTVDQQCLDDLEKHFAGSESELKSADEEVTVLIYDCFVCNKNFKSERQLQNHNNTRSHRKAVRQIQWEMKKDSLELGLDEISDLEEFDSAYEDAMSSGPLQAAPASDLADIMAELAEIEQQLQQPASPSAQPCFEIDDQVESGEPSVAGDTEEPAVKHTDPELDRLLASLVADEQSDDWDALPNKRSRKKQTKSAKRASATQTASRPFTAAGHRCASCSQSFESRNKLFQHVQSLGHGAPPQKVKKQQRKA; translated from the coding sequence ATGAAGACATGCTACTATGAGCTGCTGGGTGTGGATTCGGGTGCTTCGGATACGGACCTGAAAAAGGCGTATCGCAGAAAGGCGCTGCAATATCACCCTGACAAGAACATCGGAAATGTTCAGCAAGCAACAGAGATATTCGCTTCTATAAGGGCAGCATATGAGGTGTTGTCAGATGCGCAGGAACGTGCATGGTACGATGCGCACCGCGAGCAAATCCTGAATGATGACTTTGAAAACGATGAAGAGGACTATACTGTTGATTCGGCAGTTACTGGTGTCACAACAGAGGAGATTCTGCACTTTTTTAATTCTGGACTTTATACAAGGATAGATGATACACCTGCTGGACTTTATCAGATTGCAGGCAAGGTGTTTGCCAAGTTGGCCAAGGATGAGTTAATCTGCGGTCGTCGCCAGGGATTGGCTGAATACTCTGCCTTAAATGACGATCAATTCGAAAAAGACATCATAGAGCTAGGATATGTGCAGGCTTGCGAAAAGTACCAATATCCTGATCAAACTGTATTTCCCGTATTTGGGTATTCTGCGACCTCCTACGAGGATCTCCGTGCATTTTACAAAGCATGGGGCAGCTTTAATACAGTCAAAAGCTTCAGCTGGGAAGACGAATATATGTACTCACGGAACTACGACCGCAGGACTAAGCGTGAGATTAACAAGCGTAACGAAAAGAAACGCACACAAGCTAAGAATGAGTACAACAAAACGGTCCGGCGTTTTGTAACGTTTATCAAAAAATTCGACCGTCGCATGAAAGAGGGCGCGAAGCGTGCTGAAGCCGAGAAGAAACGCAAACTTCAGGAAACACTCCGCAAACAAATAGAGAAAGATCGCCTTGCAAACGAGCAGTCGACTGGGCAATTCAAGCTCCAGAGTTGGCAAACCGTGGACCAGCAGTGTTTGGACGACCTCGAGAAACATTTTGCGGGCTCCGAATCTGAATTGAAGTCCGCCGACGAAGAAGTGACTGTGCTCATCTACGATTGCTTTGTCTGCAACAAGAATTTTAAGTCCgagcgccagctgcagaatCACAACAATACCAGATCCCACAGAAAAGCGGTGCGCCAAATCCAATGGGAGATGAAGAAGGACAGCCTCGAGTTGGGCCTCGATGAGATCTCCGACCTGGAAGAGTTTGACTCGGCATACGAGGACGCTATGTCCTCAGGACCCTTGCAGGCGGCCCCGGCAAGCGACCTCGCGGACATCATGGCGGAACTGGCCGAAAttgagcagcagctgcagcagcccgcCTCTCCTTCTGCACAGCCTTGCTTCGAAATTGATGACCAGGTTGAATCAGGTGAGCCTTCGGTCGCTGGAGATACCGAGGAGCCCGCTGTAAAGCATACAGACCCAGAGCTTGACAGGCTGTTGGCGTCTCTGGTCGCTGACGAGCAGAGCGACGATTGGGATGCATTGCCCAACAAGAGAAGCAGGAAAAAGCAGACGAAGTCTGCGAAGCGCGCATCGGCAACACAGACAGCCTCCAGACCCTTCACTGCCGCTGGCCACCGCTGCGCTTCCTGCAGCCAGTCGTTCGAGAGCCGCAACAAGCTTTTCCAGCATGTACAGTCATTGGGACACGGTGCGCCCCCACAGAAAGTAAAAAAACAACAAAGAAAGGCATGA
- a CDS encoding mating pheromone a (Non-syntenic homolog of Saccharomyces cerevisiae YNL145W (MFA2)), whose product MQLTNNTNKDESTENKDNWIAKGYMWTPQCVIV is encoded by the coding sequence ATGCAACTAACGAATAATACCAACAAGGACGAATCAACAGAGAATAAGGATAACTGGATCGCCAAGGGCTACATGTGGACGCCCCAGTGTGTGATCGTTTAG
- the URE2 gene encoding glutathione peroxidase (Syntenic homolog of Saccharomyces cerevisiae YNL229C (URE2)), with translation MQQEIRNSNTPNTGSGNPVSNLSSALRQVHLGNSNTTTDQSNISIDYTSRAPQQQPLDELSRGAAGGPAAGGGPEGSNMVGASSAAQVTAFGGPSVVDSSRITKFFQNQPMEGYTLFSHRSAPNGFKVAIVLSEMGLNYNTIFLDFNLGEHRAPEFVAINPNARVPALIDHSLDNLSLWESGAIILHLANKYYRETGTPLLWSDNLAEQAQINSWLFFQTSGHAPMIGQALHFRYFHSQKVPSAVERYTDEVRRVYGVVEMALAERREALIMDLDSENAAAYSAGTTPLTQSRFFDYPVWLVGDHITIADLSFVPWNNVVDRIGINIKVEFPEVYKWTKHMMRRPAVIKALRGE, from the coding sequence ATGCAACAGGAAATAAGGAATAGTAACACTCCGAACACAGGCAGCGGAAATCCAGTATCAAACCTTTCGAGCGCGCTACGGCAGGTGCATCTGGGCAACAGCAACACAACAACAGACCAGAGTAATATCTCTATAGACTACACTagccgcgcgccgcagcagcagccgctgGATGAGCTGAGccgcggcgcagctggggggccggctgcgggcggcggcccGGAAGGAAGCAACATGGTCGGGGCGTCGAGCGCTGCGCAGGTGACGGCATTTGGCGGGCCCAGTGTAGTAGACAGCTCGCGTATTACGAAGTTTTTCCAGAACCAGCCCATGGAGGGCTACACGCTGTTCTCGCACCGGTCGGCGCCGAACGGGTTCAAGGTAGCGATAGTGCTGAGCGAAATGGGGCTAAATTACAACACTATCTTCCTGGACTTCAATTTGGGCGAGCATCGCGCTCCTGAGTTTGTGGCGATTAATCCAAACGCGCGGGTGCCAGCCCTGATCGACCACAGCCTAGACAACCTTTCGCTGTGGGAGTCGGGGGCCATCATCTTGCATCTGGCGAACAAATACTACCGCGAGACGGGAACGCCCTTGTTGTGGTCCGACAATCTTGCCGAGCAGGCACAGATAAATTCGTGGCTCTTTTTTCAGACGTCCGGTCACGCGCCGATGATCGGCCAGGCGTTGCACTTTCGCTACTTCCACTCGCAAAAGGTCCCTAGCGCCGTCGAGCGCTACACAGATGAGGTTCGTCGTGTCTACGGCGTTGTCGAGATGGCTCTCGCAGAGCGCCGCGAGGCCTTGATCATGGACCTCGATTCTGAGAACGCCGCTGCCTACTCCGCAGGAACCACGCCACTCACCCAGAGCCGCTTCTTCGACTATCCTGTATGGCTAGTAGGAGATCACATCACCATTGCCGATCTGTCTTTTGTTCCATGGAACAATGTCGTCGACCGCATAGGGATCAACATCAAGGTCGAATTCCCGGAGGTGTACAAGTGGACGAAGCATATGATGCGCCGGCCTGCCGTCATTAAGGCACTCCGCGGCGAGTGA
- the PDR16 gene encoding phosphatidylinositol transporter (Syntenic homolog of Saccharomyces cerevisiae YNL231C (PDR16)) → MVLFKRTKTVSDGDWDVKNLIAVRKPIIEPAPGCVPRAEEPLTAEEEQKYKEVLQHFQLPELQLPTTEKHATEARVLSMEEKAWLTRECMIRYLRASKWVVRDAINRITMSIGWRREFGISCFGEENGDSLLAATVSDENETGKEVVLGYDREARPILYLKPGRQNTKTSHRQVQHLVFMLERVIDMMPSGQHQLALLIDFSDHEDVPKVSGNSKTPPISVGKEVLHILQTHYPERLGKALLTNIPWLAWTFLKMIHPFIDPLTREKLVFDQPFVNFVPEEQLDKLYGGLLDFTYVHEQYWPSLLQRTRENRAHYMARFRELGGHIGLSEYALRAHGDKST, encoded by the coding sequence ATGGTGCTGTTCAAGCGAACCAAGACAGTGTCCGACGGTGACTGGGATGTGAAGAACCTGATTGCGGTTAGAAAGCCCATAATCGAGCCGGCGCCGGGATGTGTGCCGCGCGCTGAGGAGCCGCTGACAGCGGAGGAAGAGCAAAAATACAAGGAAGTGCTGCAGCACTTCCAGCTTCCGGAGCTGCAACTACCTACGACTGAGAAGCACGCGACAGAGGCGCGGGTGCTGAGCATGGAGGAAAAGGCCTGGTTAACGCGTGAGTGCATGATTAGGTATCTGCGGGCATCGAAGTGGGTCGTACGGGACGCTATTAACCGTATTACAATGTCCATAGGGTGGAGGCGCGAGTTTGGGATTTCCTGCTTCGGCGAGGAGAATGGCGACTCGCTACTCGCTGCAACAGTGTCAGATGAGAACGAGACTGGTAAGGAAGTGGTCCTCGGGTACGACCGCGAGGCGAGGCCGATTCTGTACCTCAAGCCGGGACGGCAAAACACGAAGACCTCCCACAGGCAGGTCCAACACCTGGTTTTCATGTTGGAGCGCGTCATAGACATGATGCCTTCGGGCCAGCACCAGCTGGCCCTTCTAATCGACTTCAGCGACCACGAGGATGTTCCCAAGGTCTCTGGGAATAGCAAAACACCGCCAATAAGCGTTGGGAAAGAGGTGCTGCATATATTGCAGACGCATTATCCAGAGAGACTCGGTAAAGCGCTATTGACAAACATACCTTGGCTTGCATGGACGTTTCTGAAGATGATACACCCTTTTATCGATCCGCTTACGCGTGAAAAGCTCGTCTTCGACCAGCCGTTCGTGAACTTTGTGCCCGAAGAGCAGCTGGATAAACTCTACGGAGGGCTGCTTGACTTCACATATGTCCATGAGCAGTACTGGCCTAGTCTTCTGCAGCGCACTAGGGAGAATCGGGCGCATTACATGGCCCGTTTCCGCGAACTAGGGGGTCATATTGGCTTGAGCGAGTACGCCTTACGGGCGCACGGCGACAAATCCACCTGA
- the ELA1 gene encoding elongin A (Syntenic homolog of Saccharomyces cerevisiae YNL230C (ELA1)), which produces METGHPPSLQELCVVVLMRHHAQLEDIGHMPYALVRRVLLKMSAEQLLRLERASPALLLEDEEAWQQLLKKDFPTNVHEVWVARKKDVYEYYLESVRELGPQVLEDRALVRSLLRAAVCKDPVLFKYRVPSRQLYQRYVHEDARRQELSAARLRQSTLQLQQEKQKTRITQLEDPLYLERELNAGRQRAAPQRSSIYLKSFKELRQRQAHFRSGGYDPTQRRIVRVQTPSAQPAASLHPPPQSAPMAGSPQKPAPPEQPLAASPTPEAPGPLAQRRRPSARRQPPPASPAKRRSALFSSPALSTLLPQQDDTDSDTGGRPPKKPRVYIHTPR; this is translated from the coding sequence ATGGAGACAGGACACCCACCGAGCCTACAAGAGCTCTGCGTGGTGGTGCTGATGCGCCATCACGCGCAGCTGGAGGACATCGGGCACATGCCGTACGCTCTCGTCCGGCGTGTGCTGCTAAAGATGAGCGCGGAGCAGTTGCTGCGCCTGGAGCGAGCAAGCCCCGCGCTACTGCTCGAGGATGAAGAGGCCTGGCAGCAGCTTCTGAAAAAGGATTTTCCGACAAACGTGCACGAGGTCTGGGTCGCGCGGAAGAAGGATGTGTACGAATACTACCTAGAGAGCGTGCGCGAACTGGGTCCGCAGGTACTGGAGGACCGCGCGCTCGTGCGCAGCCTCCTGCGCGCAGCCGTCTGTAAGGACCCTGTGCTGTTCAAGTACCGCGTGCCGTCACGCCAGCTCTACCAGCGCTATGTGCACGAGGACGCCCGGCGGCAGGAGCTGAGCGCTGCCCGcctacgacagagcacgctGCAATTACAACAAGAGAAACAAAAGACCCGCATCACCCAGCTCGAGGACCCTCTTTACCTCGAGCGCGAGCTCAACGCTGGCCGCCAGCGCGCTGCCCCGCAGCGCTCCTCTATCTACCTGAAGTCCTTTAAAGAGCTCCGTCAGCGCCAAGCCCATTTTCGCAGCGGCGGCTACGACCCCACACAGCGCCGCATCGTGCGCGTACAGACTCCGTCCGCGCAGCCCGCGGCGTCCCTACATCCGCCGCCACAGTCTGCCCCGATGGCTGGCTCCCCGCAAAAGCCCGCACCGCCTGAGCAGCCTTTGGCAGCGTCCCCCACACCAGAGGCACCGGGCccgctcgcgcagcgccgtcgcccttctgcccgccgccagccgccgcccgctTCCCCTGCCAAGCGTCGCTCCGCACTTTTTTCGTCGCCGGCCCTCTCCACACTATTGCCTCAGCAAGATGATACTGACTCAGACACCGGTGGCAGGCCCCCCAAGAAGCCAAGGGTCTATATTCACACGCCGCGGTAG
- the BNI4 gene encoding Bni4p (Syntenic homolog of Saccharomyces cerevisiae YNL233W (BNI4)), which produces MGDFYSSESNDNVRHARSLRNSVLLEGDVGERGAGSHGTGTETFYESTWESSLHDVGFSDDECEDGEETATQAFMTASPSLSALAGILSEKSKQAEEKMRSRSSTLLGTTIEEDGEDDGLPGAPRVERSSVESALRSRQPLGGHALHSQTHLRHNSVLEADDNGSIASSFQAGSMLSRTINRVRSRSVTSTITDQANSSGSGAVSMLKKRFPSMSQPKGDATPEKTQRKRRSVFSFLRRKSSAASLAESNASGEPPGIPTSSTFSVTKSASKESLTSATKLTKKSYSSSSLFSTFKRNKDNNRSTENISRELRESLNTKKRTVTRPILEDNDDVAVRIDISDPNALFQQTPSKYNKESRTSISYSTAQTTPKQELPMTPKPALGFPRAESPSSTLLENMHKVDSGEAVFPKSLNPLEVESIVSMERSRSHKSNRNSMASYRRSLTDNISIKAQNEGMFVTEASEVILSTPDLTKSPTNSILRNGTFESLDGIPKSSDISLDDYTYSLTIPHKDGEEGMNFSFSSIQEKLNELTMDTDEEEEEIKEVKVTPVQTPILPPNTDPDFMSDIAEFANIIDFGDEVDFDLELGTGDLKYKTLNPKDILQSDTLRADIRITSSSEYLREAHEPLGDEPRRVTIGCDLTHDLSLKTMDYYDEDIDNEHFALDGEEMHPETVDPYLPAQSLAVNRPLSMSFRGLTGPQFNRTHDLPRLNSEIGLNSYTMGDNDRSVHFSTRILLHDTYTEDEYDRRPDIATCNQLTPQLAQLIKEELNQVKSEMEIHEDSRCYTHFY; this is translated from the coding sequence ATGGGGGACTTCTACTCGTCAGAGTCGAATGATAATGTGCGGCATGCACGGAGCCTGCGCAACTCGGTCCTGCTGGAGGGTGACGTCGGAGAGAGGGGCGCGGGCAGTCACGGAACAGGGACGGAGACGTTCTATGAGTCGACGTGGGAGAGCAGCCTGCACGATGTAGGATTTTCGGATGACGAGTGCGAGGATGGAGAGGAGACGGCGACCCAGGCTTTCATGACAGCGTCGCCGTCGCTGAGTGCGCTGGCCGGTATTCTAAGCGAGAAGAGCAAGCAGGCGGAAGAGAAGATGAGGTCGCGGTCCAGCACGCTGCTGGGAACAACGATTGAGGAGGATGGAGAGGATGATGGGCTGCCAGGTGCGCCACGAGTGGAGCGAAGCTCAGTTGAAAGCGCATTACGGAGCCGCCAACCGCTGGGAGGACATGCCTTACACTCACAGACGCACTTGAGACATAACTCTGTTCTTGAAGCTGACGACAATGGATCTATTGCATCAAGTTTTCAAGCCGGTTCTATGTTATCTCGGACAATAAACAGGGTGCGCTCGAGGTCTGTGACGAGCACTATTACCGATCAAGCAAACTCCAGCGGATCGGGTGCTGTTTCTATGTTAAAGAAAAGGTTCCCCTCTATGTCGCAGCCCAAGGGAGATGCCACCCCCGAGAAAACGCAAAGAAAGCGGAGAAGTGTGTTTTCTTTCCTGAGAAGGAAGAGTTCTGCTGCATCATTGGCTGAAAGTAATGCTTCCGGCGAACCGCCTGGGATCCCAACATCTTCTACATTTTCCGTCACCAAATCAGCTTCTAAGGAATCTTTGACTTCCGCGACTAAGCTGACCAAAAAGTCATACAGCAGTAGCAGTTTATTCAGTACCTTCAAGAGGAACAAGGACAACAATAGGTCGACCGAGAATATATCTAGAGAGCTTCGCGAAAGTCTGAACACAAAGAAGAGGACTGTCACGCGACCAATTCTAGAGGATAACGATGATGTTGCGGTTAGAATTGATATCAGTGATCCGAACGCGCTATTTCAACAGACGCCTTCGAAATATAATAAGGAATCTCGGACCTCAATTTCGTATTCAACAGCACAGACAACGCCTAAACAAGAACTTCCGATGACGCCTAAGCCAGCTCTTGGGTTTCCAAGGGCAGAAAGCCCTTCTTCCACCCTCCTAGAAAACATGCATAAGGTAGATAGTGGCGAAGCAGTTTTCCCTAAATCATTGAATCCTCTTGAGGTCGAATCTATCGTTTCAATGGAACGCTCTCGATCCCACAAGTCTAATAGGAATTCGATGGCCTCATACCGGAGATCACTCACCGACAATATATCTATCAAGGCTCAAAACGAGGGCATGTTTGTTACAGAAGCTTCTGAAGTGATATTATCTACCCCTGACCTAACGAAATCTCCTACAAACAGCATCCTCAGAAACGGGACCTTCGAGTCGTTAGATGGCATCCCGAAGTCGAGTGATATAAGCTTGGACGACTATACTTATAGTTTAACCATTCCTCACAAGGATGGAGAGGAGGGTATGAATTTCTCATTTAGCTCAATACAGGAGAAGCTAAATGAACTAACGATGGATACCGAtgaggaagaagaagaaatTAAAGAAGTCAAAGTAACTCCAGTACAAACCCCAATTCTCCCCCCTAATACAGATCCTGACTTCATGTCCGATATTGCAGAGTTCGCGAACATTATTGATTTTGGTGATGAAGTCGACTTTGACCTGGAGCTTGGGACTGGCGATTTAAAATATAAAACATTGAATCCTAAAGATATTCTGCAATCTGACACCTTAAGAGCTGATATACGCATCACATCCTCGAGTGAATACCTGAGAGAGGCCCACGAGCCTTTGGGGGACGAACCGCGTCGGGTAACGATAGGATGTGATCTCACTCACGATTTAAGCTTAAAAACCATGGACTATTACGATGAAGACATAGATAACGAGCACTTCGCCCTTGATGGAGAAGAGATGCACCCAGAGACAGTGGATCCATACCTTCCAGCGCAATCTCTGGCAGTGAATCGGCCTTTATCTATGTCGTTCAGAGGGCTAACTGGTCCACAGTTTAATCGTACACATGATCTACCCAGGTTAAACAGCGAAATCGGATTAAATAGCTACACAATGGGCGACAATGATCGTTCTGTTCACTTCTCCACCAGGATTTTACTACACGATACCTATACGGAGGATGAGTACGATAGGCGCCCTGATATTGCTACGTGTAATCAGCTCACCCCTCAATTGGCCCAACTAATTAAAGAAGAATTGAACCAGGTTAAGAGTGAAATGGAGATACATGAGGATTCAAGATGCTATACCCATTTCTATTGA